From Vibrio aerogenes, a single genomic window includes:
- a CDS encoding PstS family phosphate ABC transporter substrate-binding protein, giving the protein MACVCSFRAFANDLLADDRLPVYQKGESVSGNLLSVGSDTLAGVMSLWVEAFHNYYPNVNAQVQASGSSTAPPALIQGTAQFGPMSRPMRKSEIEAFEQAYGYKPTELRVAIDAIGLFVQKDNPVQGLNFEQIDAIFSATLRCGAVHKIESWSQLGIQSRWARRSIQLFGRNAVSGTYGYFKSHALCGGDFNAQVNEQPGSASVVQSVASSINAIGYSGAGYSVSGVKRIPVARTGNHYIYPTRQNILSGQYPLSRFLYLYVNKNPARSLSPVEQAFIRFIFSNQGQLLVARDGYIPVSAGIARKELAKVGL; this is encoded by the coding sequence ATGGCCTGTGTTTGTAGTTTCCGGGCGTTTGCAAATGATTTGCTGGCTGATGACAGATTGCCAGTGTATCAAAAAGGAGAAAGTGTCTCCGGAAATCTGCTTTCTGTCGGTTCTGATACTTTAGCCGGTGTGATGTCGCTCTGGGTTGAAGCCTTCCATAATTATTATCCCAATGTGAATGCTCAGGTTCAGGCATCCGGTTCATCTACGGCACCCCCTGCTTTAATTCAGGGAACGGCTCAGTTCGGCCCAATGAGTCGGCCGATGCGTAAGAGCGAGATAGAAGCTTTCGAGCAGGCCTATGGTTACAAGCCGACGGAACTCAGGGTCGCAATTGATGCGATTGGGTTGTTTGTGCAGAAAGATAATCCGGTTCAGGGGCTCAACTTCGAGCAAATTGATGCCATTTTTTCTGCAACTCTGCGTTGTGGGGCCGTCCACAAGATTGAATCCTGGTCACAACTGGGAATTCAGTCCCGTTGGGCCAGAAGATCGATTCAGCTGTTTGGCAGAAATGCGGTGTCCGGAACATATGGTTATTTTAAGAGCCATGCTTTATGCGGCGGTGACTTTAATGCGCAGGTCAATGAACAGCCGGGTTCAGCATCCGTGGTTCAGTCAGTGGCTTCTTCCATTAATGCGATTGGCTATTCCGGTGCCGGATACTCTGTTTCCGGTGTGAAACGCATTCCGGTTGCGCGGACCGGGAATCACTATATCTATCCGACCCGGCAAAATATACTTTCCGGCCAATATCCGCTTTCCCGCTTTTTATATCTGTATGTGAATAAGAACCCGGCCAGATCTTTATCACCGGTTGAACAAGCGTTTATCCGGTTTATTTTTTCAAATCAGGGCCAGTTACTGGTTGCCAGAGACGGATATATTCCCGTCTCAGCCGGGATAGCAAGAAAGGAACTGGCGAAAGTCGGGCTTTAG
- the ppx gene encoding exopolyphosphatase, producing the protein MKDVDEIRHIAAIDLGSNSFHMVVAKVVNQDLQLVSRHKQRVRLATGLDEHKRLDQSAIQRGIECLEMFAERIQGFSPENVRITATHTLRQAKNTAEFIEQARRIIPYPVEVIPGTEEARLIYLGVAHTQPQSKSILVIDIGGGSTELIIGHEFTPELVNSLQIGCVSYTNRFFPDGKITRKRLNQAILAAEQKLESIVRQYRKKGWETAFGSSGTIKAVRDVLAESGHQDSSITPSRLEKLLDKIVDAGSIQDLSLKGLSEERKPVFVAGVAILYAVIKDLKIKEMHFSQGALREGLLYEMEDRLKYADIRLRTAESLALKHQVDIEHARNVKKLAVQFFEQLAPELDIPAKNTELLDLLEWSALLHEVGLSISLQGVHRHSAYILRHTNMPGFNTEQQELLSTLVRFHRKALKLNEMPELTLYKRKHVIEIIRILRLAVVLNGQRSDDPLPALKLTVNDHDNWTLNSKEKDWLENNKLLHTDLETEQQYWQSAGWSLHYT; encoded by the coding sequence ATGAAAGATGTTGATGAAATCAGACATATTGCAGCCATCGACTTAGGGTCGAACAGCTTTCATATGGTGGTGGCAAAGGTTGTTAACCAGGATTTACAACTCGTCAGCCGTCATAAACAACGGGTCCGCTTAGCAACCGGACTTGATGAACACAAAAGACTGGACCAAAGTGCGATTCAAAGAGGCATTGAATGCCTGGAAATGTTCGCCGAACGAATTCAGGGCTTTTCTCCGGAGAATGTCCGCATTACAGCCACACATACCCTGCGGCAGGCAAAAAATACGGCGGAATTTATTGAACAGGCCCGGCGTATCATTCCCTACCCGGTCGAAGTGATTCCCGGCACAGAAGAAGCCCGCTTAATTTATCTGGGAGTCGCACATACACAGCCTCAGTCCAAATCTATTTTGGTGATCGATATTGGTGGCGGCAGTACCGAACTGATCATCGGCCATGAATTTACCCCTGAGCTGGTCAATAGTCTGCAGATTGGCTGTGTCAGCTATACCAATCGCTTTTTCCCGGATGGAAAAATCACCCGAAAGCGTTTAAACCAGGCGATTCTTGCTGCGGAACAGAAACTGGAATCAATTGTCAGGCAGTACAGAAAAAAAGGCTGGGAGACAGCATTCGGTTCATCCGGGACCATTAAAGCTGTCCGCGATGTGCTGGCGGAATCGGGTCATCAGGATAGTTCAATCACCCCTTCCCGGCTGGAAAAACTCCTGGATAAGATCGTTGACGCCGGAAGTATTCAGGATCTGTCTCTGAAAGGTTTGAGTGAGGAAAGAAAGCCTGTGTTTGTGGCCGGGGTTGCCATCCTTTATGCGGTTATCAAGGATCTGAAAATCAAAGAAATGCATTTTTCACAGGGTGCATTAAGAGAAGGTCTGCTCTATGAAATGGAAGATCGGTTAAAATATGCCGATATTCGCTTAAGAACCGCAGAAAGTCTGGCGCTGAAACATCAGGTCGATATAGAGCATGCCCGGAACGTAAAAAAACTGGCCGTACAGTTTTTTGAGCAACTCGCACCAGAGCTGGATATCCCGGCCAAAAATACCGAGTTGCTTGATTTATTAGAGTGGAGTGCCCTGCTCCATGAAGTCGGATTAAGTATCAGCCTTCAGGGAGTCCACCGCCATTCAGCCTATATTTTACGTCATACCAATATGCCTGGATTTAATACAGAGCAACAGGAACTATTATCGACTCTGGTACGTTTCCACCGAAAGGCACTCAAGCTGAATGAAATGCCAGAACTGACTCTGTACAAGAGGAAACACGTGATCGAAATTATCCGGATACTCCGGCTGGCTGTCGTGCTGAACGGACAGCGGAGTGATGACCCGCTTCCGGCACTGAAACTGACTGTCAACGACCACGATAACTGGACGTTAAACAGTAAAGAAAAAGACTGGCTGGAGAACAATAAACTGCTTCACACCGATCTCGAAACAGAACAACAGTACTGGCAAAGTGCCGGATGGTCACTGCATTATACTTAA